Proteins from a single region of Methanoculleus horonobensis:
- a CDS encoding molybdopterin molybdotransferase MoeA, whose product MSLFLEVVSVAEAVKAVQTIAPPPGCEDVPLADALHRVLARDVLADIDIPGFDRSTVDGYAVAASETTGASEAIPAMLQCRGRVGMGSADAGSISPGSCRYVPTGGALPAGADAVVMIEHAEQIGDDILVHRPVAPGENVVFGGEDFRAGKAVLERGRVLTPREIGVAAAVGADRVSVVKMPKIGIISTGNELVPVVEAPGPGEVRDANSYLAGAFVTERGCHPVYFGIVRDDRAVLKRAVSSALERCDAVLVSGGSSKDERDNTAAVVAELGKVMVHGIAIAPGKPTIIGTARGKPVIGLPGHPASAFVVLVAVVDHLLAAMRQTAVFRRTVRARLTQNVPSTRGREDYVRVSLGNGEATPVFGKSGLLNTLVQSEGVVRIPASSEGFEVGEEVEVILW is encoded by the coding sequence ATGAGCCTTTTCCTCGAGGTCGTATCGGTCGCCGAGGCCGTAAAGGCGGTGCAGACGATCGCGCCGCCGCCCGGATGCGAGGACGTCCCGCTCGCAGACGCCCTGCATCGGGTTCTCGCGAGAGATGTCCTTGCCGATATCGACATCCCGGGGTTCGACCGCTCGACGGTCGACGGCTACGCGGTCGCCGCATCCGAGACCACCGGCGCGTCCGAGGCCATCCCGGCGATGCTCCAGTGCCGGGGCCGGGTCGGGATGGGGAGCGCGGACGCCGGGAGCATCTCTCCCGGATCGTGCCGGTACGTCCCCACCGGCGGAGCACTCCCCGCAGGCGCGGACGCGGTGGTGATGATCGAGCACGCCGAACAGATTGGGGACGACATCCTGGTGCACCGCCCGGTGGCGCCCGGCGAGAACGTGGTCTTTGGCGGTGAAGATTTCAGGGCAGGGAAGGCGGTTCTGGAACGGGGGCGCGTGCTGACCCCTCGCGAGATCGGCGTTGCCGCGGCGGTCGGAGCCGACCGGGTCAGCGTGGTGAAGATGCCGAAGATCGGGATCATCTCTACGGGAAACGAGCTCGTCCCTGTCGTCGAGGCCCCCGGGCCGGGCGAGGTCCGGGACGCGAACTCCTACCTCGCCGGTGCCTTCGTGACGGAACGGGGCTGCCACCCGGTCTACTTCGGGATCGTCAGGGACGACCGGGCGGTACTGAAGCGGGCGGTCTCCTCCGCCCTTGAACGGTGCGATGCGGTTCTGGTCTCGGGAGGCTCGTCGAAAGACGAGCGGGACAACACCGCGGCGGTCGTCGCGGAACTCGGCAAGGTGATGGTGCACGGGATCGCCATCGCACCCGGCAAACCCACCATCATCGGGACGGCACGCGGAAAACCGGTCATCGGGCTCCCCGGGCACCCGGCCTCGGCCTTCGTCGTGCTCGTCGCCGTCGTCGACCATCTCCTCGCGGCGATGCGGCAGACCGCCGTCTTCCGGCGAACCGTCCGCGCCCGGCTGACCCAGAACGTCCCCTCCACCCGCGGGCGGGAGGATTACGTCCGGGTCAGTCTCGGCAACGGGGAGGCGACACCGGTCTTCGGGAAGTCGGGGCTCCTCAACACCCTGGTGCAGAGCGAGGGGGTGGTGCGGATCCCGGCATCGAGCGAGGGGTTCGAGGTCGGCGAAGAGGTCGAGGTGATCCTGTGGTGA